A window from Neobacillus sp. PS3-40 encodes these proteins:
- the resA gene encoding thiol-disulfide oxidoreductase ResA: MKKRRLVIRTLVLLILGAAVAYTLYANFTKDDQLKVAVGQKAPDFVLTDMHGTKHHLSDYKGQGVFLNFWGTWCKPCETEMPYINNQYHQFKDKGVQVLAVNVSESNLAVEKFAELHKLDFPIVIDKDGQVQAAYGIDPLPVSFLIDKNGKVVKYYTGQLSEETVKELMNQIKP; the protein is encoded by the coding sequence ATGAAAAAACGGCGTTTAGTCATAAGAACTTTGGTTTTACTTATATTAGGTGCTGCCGTTGCCTATACACTTTATGCGAATTTTACTAAGGATGATCAATTAAAGGTTGCTGTAGGACAAAAGGCACCTGATTTTGTCTTAACCGATATGCATGGGACTAAACATCACCTTTCTGACTATAAAGGACAGGGAGTATTTCTTAACTTCTGGGGAACATGGTGTAAGCCATGTGAAACAGAAATGCCTTATATAAATAATCAATACCATCAGTTTAAAGATAAGGGAGTACAGGTTTTAGCGGTAAATGTTAGTGAATCTAATTTGGCTGTCGAGAAATTTGCAGAACTCCATAAGCTTGATTTCCCAATTGTAATTGATAAGGATGGGCAGGTTCAGGCTGCCTACGGTATTGACCCGCTCCCGGTATCCTTTTTGATTGATAAAAATGGGAAAGTGGTAAAATATTACACGGGCCAGCTTTCTGAAGAAACGGTCAAGGAATTAATGAATCAAATTAAACCTTAA